GAAGAAAAATTAAAACCATACTTTACAAAAGCATTTCTCTTTACATTTATGATTCAGCTATATGTAATCGCAATTGTAGCGGCGGCACTTGCTCCGCTATATTTCCAGCAGATGAAGCAAACAGGAGGGGCTTACATATGGATTGTGGCTGCACTTGTTCTCGTTAAAGCATGGAATTTATTTGTAGCATGGGAAAAATCATTTTTAACAGATCAAGGCATGCAGCGCGCGGATTGGTTTGTTCGCTTTTTATGTAACGGGTTATTTGTATACTTCCTTGTTGAGCGAACTTCAGTGATTTACACCGGAGTAATTCTCTTTGTAATGGTTGTATACCTTGCTTTCATGTATCAAAAGGTAAAAGGAAAACCGTTAAACTGGGAATACTTAATTGCAGAAGAAGGAAAGAAAATGATGCGCCTGTACCGCATCGCCAACATGTTTGTCGATGTACCAGCATTAAAAGAGCGAGTATCACGCCGGAAATGGCTTGATTTTGTACTTTCCATGATTGGTGAAAAACGTACATATTTATATTTGTATACACGGACATTTTTAAGATCTGGCAACTACTTTGGTCTATATGTTCGCTTACTTGCGATTGGCGGTGTCATTCTTTACTTTATACCGTTTTTATATGGACGCTTTATTGTGAGTATCGTATTTTTATACTTAATTGGATATCAACTATTAAGCCTTTGGAAACACCATCGTTTAAAACTTTGGCTTGATTTATATCCAGTGACCGCAGAAGAAAAGAAAAAGGATTTTCTGAAACTGTTAAATGCAATTCTATGTATAGGCAGTGTTGTATTTACCATCATTTTTGCTTTCGCAACAAAAGATATCATCATGACTTGTATTTTACTTGCCGCTAGCATAGTATTTAGTATCGCTTTCGTATATCAATACGGTGCAAAGCGTATCGAGCGTTTAAACTGAAAGGAATGAACTTATGACTGAATATGAAGGGAAGGTCATAAAAGAATTACAGCAGTGGAAACTTACAATCATGAAAAGTTCTTCTATGATGACCAGGTTTTCGAAAAAGGTACAAACGAAAGTACAACAGCTAATTCCAGAAAAAGTACAAAATGTGTTAACAGAAACAATTAAAAAGATGGTGCAAGGTATTAGCGCCGGATCCAATTTTATAAAACCGAAGTTAAAAGAAACAGACTGGTCGCTCGAAAGAAGAGATGCAGAAGTGTTAAAGAAAATGGACGAGTACAAAAAGATTGCCGCAGCAGAAGGCGCCGGAACAGGAGCTGGTGGTATTCTTTTAGGACTGGCCGATTTTCCGCTCCTGCTCAGCATTAAAATTAAATTTTTATTCGATGCAGCGACTATGTATGGATTCGATACGAGTAAAGAAGAAGAGCGACTTTTTATTCTGCACGTGTTTCAATTAGCATTTTCAAGTGATGATCATCGCAAGGAAATATGGAAAGCGATCGAAACGTGGGACACAGAGAAAGAAAATCATATGGACTGGGAGAAATTCCAGCAAGAGTACCGCGATTATATCGATTTAGCGAAGATGCTGCAGCTTGTGCCGATTATTGGTGCTCCGGTCGGTGCATATGCAAACTATCAATTGTTGCAACGCCTCGGAGAAGTGACGATGAA
This sequence is a window from Bacillus pseudomycoides DSM 12442. Protein-coding genes within it:
- a CDS encoding ABC transporter permease, with amino-acid sequence MNSKALWKERFKYFLKEVRTYSKYVFNDHLKFIFVFIIGAGAYYYQQWLQTLTPLFPTALVMAVLLGLVLTAGSIQTLLKEADLVYLLPVEEKLKPYFTKAFLFTFMIQLYVIAIVAAALAPLYFQQMKQTGGAYIWIVAALVLVKAWNLFVAWEKSFLTDQGMQRADWFVRFLCNGLFVYFLVERTSVIYTGVILFVMVVYLAFMYQKVKGKPLNWEYLIAEEGKKMMRLYRIANMFVDVPALKERVSRRKWLDFVLSMIGEKRTYLYLYTRTFLRSGNYFGLYVRLLAIGGVILYFIPFLYGRFIVSIVFLYLIGYQLLSLWKHHRLKLWLDLYPVTAEEKKKDFLKLLNAILCIGSVVFTIIFAFATKDIIMTCILLAASIVFSIAFVYQYGAKRIERLN
- a CDS encoding EcsC family protein; translated protein: MTEYEGKVIKELQQWKLTIMKSSSMMTRFSKKVQTKVQQLIPEKVQNVLTETIKKMVQGISAGSNFIKPKLKETDWSLERRDAEVLKKMDEYKKIAAAEGAGTGAGGILLGLADFPLLLSIKIKFLFDAATMYGFDTSKEEERLFILHVFQLAFSSDDHRKEIWKAIETWDTEKENHMDWEKFQQEYRDYIDLAKMLQLVPIIGAPVGAYANYQLLQRLGEVTMNCYRLRLLQRKGISI